One stretch of Variovorax sp. 54 DNA includes these proteins:
- a CDS encoding uracil-xanthine permease family protein produces the protein MSRVPDASAVPPVVPGGASPAIAPVDAVLPLSQLLLFGLQHVLVMAAVPITSVFLVAKALGLESALTVNLISATFLLCGVGTLLQSFGPWKFGARLPFVMVPGGAPIVMFVTIAQQRDLQTASGAVILTALFYFLVLPVFARCLRFFPKIVIGTLLLLVSINLVKVYGGIIAGKAGTSTFADPVNIGLALATIGFTVLFARVFKGTLGQLAVLLGLLAGTVLAAACGLMDFSSVAAGPFWSAPTLLPFGMPRFDLVAAVPLLIFSIISMVEATGQTVAVAEVVGRKIDPRDVVPRTIRGDALVSLAGGFFGTSMIITSGENIGIVRATNVRSRYVTAAAGVILVLIALSAPLGRLASAIPSAVVGGTAMVVFAIIGTMGIDMLRKVDLHERGNMFVLAGALTMGLLPIVVPGLYSRFPDTLQLVLGNGLAMGSLTAVVLNLVFNRVQADSPAIAPAPQ, from the coding sequence ATGTCCCGTGTTCCCGATGCCTCTGCTGTGCCCCCTGTCGTGCCTGGCGGCGCGTCTCCTGCCATCGCTCCGGTCGACGCGGTGCTGCCCCTGTCGCAACTGCTCCTGTTCGGCCTGCAGCATGTGCTGGTGATGGCCGCCGTGCCCATCACGTCCGTGTTCCTCGTGGCCAAGGCGCTGGGGCTGGAGTCCGCGCTCACGGTCAACCTGATCAGCGCCACCTTTCTGCTGTGCGGCGTGGGCACCTTGCTGCAGTCGTTCGGGCCATGGAAGTTCGGCGCGCGCCTGCCGTTCGTGATGGTGCCGGGCGGTGCGCCCATCGTGATGTTCGTGACCATCGCCCAGCAGCGCGACCTGCAGACCGCCTCGGGCGCGGTGATCCTCACGGCGCTGTTCTACTTCCTGGTGCTGCCGGTGTTCGCGCGCTGCCTGCGCTTCTTTCCGAAAATCGTCATCGGCACCTTGCTGCTGCTGGTGTCGATCAACCTCGTGAAGGTGTACGGCGGCATCATCGCGGGCAAGGCCGGCACGTCCACCTTTGCCGACCCGGTGAACATCGGGCTGGCTCTGGCGACCATCGGCTTCACCGTGCTGTTTGCGCGCGTGTTCAAGGGCACGCTGGGCCAGCTCGCGGTGCTGCTGGGCCTGCTGGCCGGCACGGTGCTGGCGGCGGCGTGCGGGCTGATGGACTTCAGCAGCGTGGCCGCCGGCCCCTTCTGGAGCGCCCCGACGCTGCTGCCTTTCGGCATGCCGCGCTTCGACCTGGTGGCGGCCGTGCCGCTCCTGATCTTCAGCATCATCTCGATGGTCGAGGCAACGGGGCAGACCGTGGCGGTGGCCGAGGTGGTGGGCCGCAAGATCGATCCGCGCGACGTGGTGCCGCGCACCATCCGCGGCGACGCGCTGGTGTCGCTGGCGGGGGGCTTCTTCGGCACCTCGATGATCATCACCAGCGGCGAGAACATCGGCATCGTGCGCGCCACCAACGTGCGCTCGCGCTACGTGACGGCCGCGGCCGGCGTGATCCTGGTCCTCATCGCGCTGTCGGCGCCGCTGGGCCGGCTGGCCAGCGCCATTCCTTCGGCCGTGGTCGGCGGCACCGCGATGGTGGTGTTCGCGATCATCGGCACCATGGGCATCGACATGCTGCGCAAGGTCGACCTGCACGAGCGCGGCAACATGTTCGTGCTGGCCGGCGCGCTGACCATGGGCCTGCTGCCCATCGTCGTGCCCGGCCTGTACAGCCGTTTCCCCGACACGCTGCAGCTGGTGCTGGGCAACGGCCTGGCCATGGGCTCGCTCACGGCGGTGGTGCTCAACCTGGTGTTCAACCGCGTGCAGGCCGACAGCCCGGCCATTGCACCTGCGCCGCAATGA
- a CDS encoding amidohydrolase family protein — protein sequence MSPELDAALFAADELLLVPDHLMLRDGPATGHAVRIEGGRFRDVGPAEALIVRHPHLTPRHLPGKLLMPGMIDAHHHLTQSFGKSLAYGEPSEIFRRVWVPLESSLDDEFVYMASKLAALESLRGGFTTVCDAGTRAPGDIGAVAAAVKEAGLRCVLGLICNDGGNDSTAADRQAIQSHAAQFLQQWSGAELVHPSLAISVPEAASDEMLVAVSALCAEARTVFQTHVNEHLASVERSVVQRGKRPLELLAHLGALGPQVLIAHGTLVTPSELMVLRDTDTAVSYNPVASQWKGNAVAPANLMAALGIRFGLGTDATRSDAFRLMDAAEAAQKLAFGMAIGDASSGGGWTWFDHATHEGARAVGLGHLTGEIAVGKAADFLIVDVDTPEMCTSVDLTWDLVRLGNRDQIVAVFVDGRLRLWEGWPPDWDARALQRQLAHVAHAAMDRAPIVRLHPPAATHRRLATERHSQ from the coding sequence ATGTCTCCTGAACTCGATGCCGCGCTTTTCGCGGCCGACGAGCTGCTGCTCGTTCCCGACCACCTGATGCTGCGCGACGGCCCCGCCACCGGCCATGCCGTGCGGATCGAAGGCGGGCGCTTTCGCGACGTCGGCCCCGCCGAAGCGCTCATCGTCCGCCACCCGCATCTCACGCCGCGGCATCTGCCCGGCAAGCTGCTGATGCCCGGCATGATCGATGCGCACCACCACCTCACGCAGTCCTTCGGCAAGTCGCTGGCCTATGGCGAACCGTCGGAAATCTTCCGGCGCGTGTGGGTGCCGCTCGAGTCGAGCCTGGACGACGAGTTCGTCTACATGGCCTCCAAGCTCGCGGCGCTCGAATCGCTGCGCGGCGGCTTCACCACCGTGTGCGACGCGGGCACGCGCGCACCGGGCGACATCGGCGCCGTGGCCGCCGCCGTGAAAGAGGCCGGGCTGCGCTGCGTGCTGGGCCTGATCTGCAACGACGGCGGCAACGACAGCACCGCCGCCGACCGCCAAGCCATCCAGTCGCACGCCGCGCAGTTCCTGCAGCAGTGGTCGGGTGCAGAGCTGGTGCATCCCTCGCTTGCCATCTCGGTGCCCGAGGCCGCGTCCGACGAGATGCTGGTTGCCGTGTCGGCCCTGTGCGCCGAGGCGCGCACCGTGTTCCAGACGCACGTCAACGAGCACCTCGCCTCGGTCGAGCGCTCGGTCGTGCAGCGCGGCAAGCGGCCGCTGGAGCTGCTGGCGCACCTGGGCGCGCTCGGCCCGCAGGTGCTCATTGCGCACGGCACGCTGGTCACGCCGTCGGAGCTCATGGTGCTGCGCGACACCGACACCGCCGTGAGCTACAACCCCGTCGCCAGCCAGTGGAAGGGCAACGCCGTGGCGCCCGCGAACCTGATGGCCGCACTGGGCATCCGCTTCGGCCTGGGCACCGACGCCACGCGCAGCGACGCCTTCCGCCTCATGGACGCGGCCGAGGCCGCGCAGAAACTCGCCTTCGGCATGGCCATCGGCGATGCGTCGAGCGGCGGCGGCTGGACGTGGTTCGACCACGCGACGCACGAAGGCGCGCGCGCCGTGGGCCTGGGCCACCTCACGGGCGAGATCGCCGTGGGCAAGGCGGCCGACTTCCTCATCGTCGATGTCGACACGCCCGAGATGTGCACCTCGGTCGATCTCACGTGGGACCTCGTGCGCCTGGGCAACCGCGACCAGATCGTCGCCGTGTTCGTCGACGGACGCCTGCGCCTGTGGGAAGGCTGGCCGCCCGACTGGGATGCACGCGCGCTGCAGCGGCAGCTCGCACATGTCGCCCATGCGGCGATGGACCGCGCGCCCATCGTGCGGCTGCATCCCCCGGCGGCCACGCACCGCCGCCTGGCCACGGAGCGGCATTCGCAGTGA